The genomic stretch ACCAACTTGCATTCATGAAAAGTACTCTagaaggaaagaaaataGCTGTATTTGGTTTAGGGGATCAGATTACATATTCTGAAAACTATGCTGATGCGACTGGTGAGCTCTTCGATGTCTTCGATAGCCTCGGTTGCCAAATGCTGGGTTTATGGAGCCGAGAAGGCTACGCAATTAAAGCATCGAAGAGTATTAGGGACGGAAAATTCTGCGGCTTGCTTCTGGATGAAGTCAATCAAGAGGAACTTACGGCTGAGCGTATCGAGAGATGGGTGGCCCAGCTGAAAGACGAAGGTATCTTAGGCAGCAAAAAAGCCTCATCTCTGCCTACTATCTCCCCCGAAATTACGCCTCATCCTCCTAGTACGATGCCCCCGATTTTTAACTACGATGCAGATGCATTAAAAGGTTCTTCAATGAATGAAGAGCAGACCGAAACTGAAAGGCTGATCGAATATCGCGAATTagaaagaaattcgtttgaagaaaaagaaagggTTCGCTCGTCAGATGACTTTACACCTCATTTTAATCCATTTACGGGCAGGACCATGTGGACGAGCGCTGATGGACGTACATCGTATGTCACCGTTAAGGATCCTACGTCTACCCAAAGCAAACTCTCGTCCTAAAAAACCATACAGTTAGTAGAATATCTCAAAGGTACAAGACATCCGCCTGAGGAGGCATGCTGTCGCGAGCCGCATCAAACTTTAGATGATTTATTTGGAAGGCTTTAACGTAAAGACCTTGTGCAATGTAGCTGTCATCTAATTTAGACTTCAAACACAGGCTATTGATGAGTACTCTATTACCTTGGTGAGTGCTTTTTTTGCAATTGACGGGCATCTTCATCGGGAGCAGTTGGAGTGGAGAGGAAACCGTTGATAGCGACACCTTTTCTTGAGACATCAAATTAGAAAGTTAGactcttgactgtgagacatCAAATTAGAAAGTTAGACTCTTGACACAGTCAGGTCCCGGAACGAAAAAAGACAAACTGTAATCATGAACTCAAGGTAATCCTTGTTGCCAGGATAAAAGGTCATTGTGTCTATCAAAATAGATGCCTCTTCCAATCATGGCCCAAGTCACGATATGAATGACCTTTATTAAATACCTAAATAAATAAAGGATCATCATTAATTACTCGTGACTACCATAGTCATTTGCTCATAATAACGTAGTTTTTGGGCACTGCTCGAGTTTTCCTAGAGATCGCACAGGGGTAAACTAATTTCTACCGGACACAAGTCGTATAATTCTCCATGGCGCtttcaccgtcaatccaCAGTCAGCTGCTTCCACCGTGGGCGACCATGAGCGACAGCGAGAAGGAGACGGAACCATCTTCGGATGTTGCAAGCGCATCAAGTCTCCCTCCTCTTCTCCTCGACGAAGGTGGGGATTACGCTGTTGGAGAACCCGTAGGAAGTAGTCTTTACATGTACCGTGATTTCAGCACCGtcaacgaggacgatgaagatgcACCAGATATTCCGCCGCCTACCCCGAGCACTCGTGGAAACATGGAAACTTCAATTCGGGTCCAAAAGTTTCCTGTAAAACTGTATGCGATTTTAGCTCAAAGGGAGTTTAACGACATTATCGCATGGATGCCGCATGGTCGTGCTTGGAAAGTGTTGAAACCTAGTATGTTTGAAAGCATGGTTATGCCCCTGTTTTTCGAGTATAGCAATTACCATTCATTCAATCGCTTGGTTAACGCATGGAGCTTTCGCCGAGTAAGCTCGGGGTCTGATCGAGGAGCATATTATCATGAGGTACATGGAATTTGAATAAGCTATGTTTTGTGTGTAAGAGAATATTGCGTCGTACCCTACTAACTCATCGTTCATTTCGCCATAATTCAGTTGTTTCTTCGTGGCAGACCACACCTGCAAAAGTATATGAGACGTTTGCCAAAGACGCATAAAAAACAGCCCATGAAGAAAGGAAACGAGCCAGACTTCTATGTTTTGGACAAGGTGAAGCCGCTACCGGCCTTGGAAGATGCACCAGTTCCGGCTGTCGCAGCAACAAATATGACAATGCAAGCCCAAGCGCATACTCAGATGCATCAACCGCGGCAGGCGAGCTCATATCACACACAATCGCAAAGTGGTCCACAGCATATTAATATTGTGACTCCTCCGCATCCGTCGACGGACCTCATGCAAAAGTCATGTATTGGTCGGGCTCGGCTCTCGTCAAGCTACGATACCCAGCCGTACAGTACTCCTGAATATGCGATGCCACAAGTTGATGAGTATGACATGTATCCCCAGATGGATCATTGTCATTCTTTCAATCATATCTCAATGCAGGTTGTGCCACCTCCTCAGAGTGGAGGCATGGTGGGGTTTGCCGGTCCTCAGATGCAGCAGAATACCAGCATACGAGGAATTCATGGTCTCAGTATGCGCCAGCCTCAGTCGTACCGTCCGGCGCCTCCGACAATGGAATCGGTGCATTCTGAGCAAAGGCATGTGTCCGACTTTTCTCCCCACACCATGCAACAGCCGACTGTTCAGCCACAGCATCATACAAACGATCCACAACCATTGCAGAGACATGCGCTAATCACACATCAGCACTCGGACGATTATTACAACTACCAGCAGCAAATGAAGCACATGCAACGGCTCCAGGCACAACAACAAAGTATATACCACGAAAGAGGACCTCCAATTAATGGAATGCGTTCAAGTTCGCCCGCGCAAACGATGAACATACCGCAAGGAGACTACATCGGTGTCCATCGTCCACAAGCCCAGCGTCCGCAGTGTTGAATTTGAATAGTATTTACAGAGCCAGTACGGGATGCGAATTTATTCATAACTAAATGTAGGCAGTATTTCTTGTGTAAACTTCGATTCCATAAAAAGATTGTTGACGTTGCGATTTTTTTCTTAAGCACCTTAAAGTATAAATGGTGCTCCTTGGTATCGACTTGTTGATACTATTGTAAGAGATGAGGAACTGACCTTCATGGTATATTCTATTGGGTAGTAAAGGAAATTTATGGGCATGGGAATTGTTATGAATGGGTTGCGTGTTCGCGTACCATAGAATTTTGACAGAGAACCAAGGAGCACTATCCCCAACCACATCTTTCGACCGCGTCACATTTCAGGTATGTCAGGCATAATCACTCGTTCCTTGAAATATTGGAGGGGGATGGCAGAGCTGGGGATAGTAGCTTTGGTAGGGAACGCCCAAATTGCTTTTATGGCCTAATGCAAAACCAAGGTTCCTGTCAAGAATATTACAGGGAACATTAAGTACTAGAGAGGAGGTTCCTTTGTGACTCTCTGTACAATATCTTGGAAAAACGAATCAACACTCTGGATGGGCGGGCGTACGAGCGACTGATCAAATTCGATACCAACAAAATTAGCTGACGGTTACAAATGAAGTTTGTCGCTTTTGGAGTCGCGAGAACGACtagactgactgtgagatctGTCCGTGGTTCATGTCCGGAGCCGAACCGAGACGACGcgtctttttgcttttttccgTCCAACAGTAAAAACAAAGGACTTTCCTTTCCCACAATCGAccaactcactgtcacatcTTTTCAAAATTCTTCTCTCACAGTAAATAGATGCTCTGATAGGGAGATGCCACCGACGTGTAAAAAATCGAAGACTAGTTCTTCAATAGAGACTGAAGTCTGGAGAGATGGCGTTGATAATGCGAGTCGTTCTCGTTTACGCCAAGAGCTTAACCTGTTGCACAGTGAGATGGAAATAGCTCAATATGGGAGGACGGTGAACGGGCAATTTCGAAAAAAAATGCCTAGAAAGCAATCTATTGTCCGAaccaaaaagcgaaaagACCTAGAAAAACGCGAAGCCAAGCAGCAGGAAATATTGGATGTAGTGGACACTTCACACAAACGACTTCGTGGCTCGAAAGCCGCTCAAGACTACAAAGTAATCGAAGGCAGTATTGTGTTTGGAACCAAAACCCAGGTAGAGACACAAGAAGAAGACGGTTTATCTGAGGTTTCAAAAGATGCAGGAGATGGGGAAAGGGAACACAATTTTGCTGAACCTAACGAAGGGGGTGAGTGTCCGGATACATATGAAAAAAGTGATATCGAGCACCCTGAAGAAGAAGTGGATAGTACCCACCTAGCCAAGGTTTCACCCCAGAAAACGTCTGGCTCTTCAGAACCGCGAAAGAGATCGCTTCATCGCCTCAAAAATTTCAAATCGCAACGTATGGCACACAAGCATGGCGATGCCCTAGGGGCTCACGCCCGTGGACAGTCGAAACTTGCTATCGAAAAGCTGAAGCAGGTTGCTCGGGAGGCGCCCTCTGCCCCACAAGTGTATTCATCGCTCGGAATGGTTTATGAAGACATTCTGAAAGAcagccgtcgtcggcatGAGACGGTAGATCGATGCCTCGATGATGACAATTTATCTGAGCATAGCCCTTTTTTCTCATCTTATCTAACCGAGGCCGGTGCGGAATTGGATTCGTCTTGCCATCGTAACTCAGCCTTCACTGACTTCTCTGATGCCTTGCTGAATGAATTAGTGGACATTGCAAAGAAAGCTTACGGATCGTACCATATTGCTGCCATTCTGTGCAAAAGAGACTACACACTCTGGGTACGAGCCGCTGAAATGGCCTTGGAAATTGCCCATCTTCATTCATCTGTATTGGTTTTGCAGGGCGTTTCTGAAAGCGCTCAAACATTTCACCAGTCCGAATCGGAACGCTGGTTAAGCGAAGCTAAGCGCGACTTTGAAACTGCCGACAACCTTCATCCTCCAGGCATCGATGTTCCCGCAAAGCTCGCTACTGTGCTGATAGAGCTTGGTTGTCTTTCGGAGGCGCTAACTCTGCTCACTGACTTGAAAAATCGGAAGTCAAAAGCGGACGCTTGCTCCGAGTTTGAGTCAAGTTATCAAGCGTGGCTACTTTACGCAAATCTCATGCTACAAATTGGACACGAATGTATTCAATGGGAGAAAGGAGTCCAAACAAACCGAAATTACATGTTTCGTCGATGGTTGCGGAAATTTGCATCAACTTTCAACTGGCGAGAAAGGCGTTTACAAGCACTTTGCAAAGCTCTCGAAGCTGCAGCAGGATCGACGAGTAGTGCACATTTACTAACGTGGCTTCAAAAACGAGCCGAAGATCTCCCATTCGCGACAACACACGATGACGAGAGCCCTACTAGCACTGAAATGGTGGAGATTGATGTGCAATCAATTATGAGAGGTAGAGAAAGAGGTATTGAAGAAGGCGATGATTCATATCACTTGACATCATCAAAAATAGAGCAAGATCTCCTTCTTCGTCGCAACGAAGCAGAACTGGCTGACTTTGACAAAACGACAAGGGATATGATTGTAGACAATGCGTCCATAGCGGTAAAGCGACGTGCATCCATTCGCAAGGAGCTTATATACCGCCACCAACAGCAGATTGCGGATTTGTCCACCCTTGACTTAGGAAGCAGATTGAGAGAGACGAGTGTAGCTGATGCGTTGAACGAACGTGGAGGAGTCGCATGTGGGTTCATGTCAAGCCACTCTATTGGCGCGTCTTGTACTACTGTTTGCCAAATTTCGTCTATATTGATGCGTCACATGATCTTTTTGCATTTATTTGAAGGAGCTGTGTTGGTGGGAGATACTGTTGCTCTCTACATGAAAGAGCGGGCGGCTAGACATGAGCGAAGAAGCGAATTCCTTAGAATTCGAACTGCTAAGAGACTTTCTATTAGCAACAGGGTAGTGCAAGACGAGGCGTACGACGAAATGCACGACATTGAAAGCGATGATGAAGATATACTGTTATCGGACGAGGACCATCTAACAAACGAAACCGGTATATTTCTTTCTTTGAAGAGTGGGGCTTTGCCGCCTGAATTGCTAGTTCTCAAGTCTTTGGCGTATGTCGGTATAGGTGGAAAGGACTATCTTGCTGCCAAGGGTCTTGAGTCGGTCAACGCACTGGTCCAGGAGCCAGATAGCTGGTTCACTAAAGACACGAGACGCGTGAAAAACTGCGGTACATGCTGGGAAAGCTTTAGACAGGATATGACGGAACCCCTTCGCAAGACAACCGCGCTGTCGCTCACGGCTAAAGTAGTTGGGGAAGTAGGGAAAATGCGTGAAATGGCCAATTTTTTGAGGCCCCTGTTTGATGAATATGAAACTGTCCTTTTTGCACAAGGCTTTGTGGATCAATTGATAGAAACGCTTCAATCAATGCCATGTTCCAAAAGCACATGCCATACGTTCGACGTTATTGTCGCCGCTTCACGCTTCCGCCTACAGATTGCAGCCAAAATAATATCATCAGGGCGTGATAAAAGCAAAAGTACAGCTCTGATAATATTGTCGTTGGAGAAGTCGTTGTCCatattgtcaaaaatgtggAGTATCGAAAGGGACAGATCAATTCCGGAACCATGTGTTACTTTACTGGCAGTTGTCGCCGAAGCTGCAAGGTTGGTCGCGAAGCTACAGATGGGCTCTGATATCACTCAAAGTTCGCTTGAAAATATATATACCCACATTTTAAGAGCTGTTTCGCATATCTGTGATCACGATGGCCTCGATCTTACACTGGACTGCAAGGATGATGTGCTGGAGTTATTGTCAGAGGCTCCGTTCGCTGTGTCTTGGATGTCAAGCTCGCATGAAGTTATTGCATTGCGATCGTATAACATGTGCGTCGCTAAGAACGTATCGTTCTTTTCTGGCTGGGAGAAGGGAGAATTTGCTGAGCAGCTTTTGCGCTACCGCGAGGTTCCAAACTTGTTTGGAGTTACAACAGCAGATTCTAGAACTTCTGGGTTTGTAGGATTATCTCTTGAGATCGAGCTTGAGCAGGTTTGGCACGTCATGCATAGTATTGTTCCTGAAACATCTGCTTTCGACTTCAGAAACCAGTTGATGGCAGTGCGCAAGACTCAGTGGTatgaagaaacaaaaggcgATATAGAGGCAGCAGAGATGCGCTTTTCTATTGCCTCTTTTGGGGAGGATTCGGGCCTGAGTCTCCTGTTGAGTTTCGCTAAGATTTGCTTGGAGCGAGCCAAGTTGTCGCGTTCAGAGCTCGAGAAGAACAAAAATGTGCTGAATGCTCTCAGTATTATTTTGCCTATTTCACAATTCTGCTTAAATACGAAAGTTTGGGAGTCTGCTATAGGAAGCGCTGCTGCTGGCGCTAACGGTGAACGTGTGGCATTAGAATTTAAGAGAATTCGCAAGTTTGGTATGGGAGGCACGGTGCGTCCCTCAGGTCGCGAATCGGCCAGTACAAAGAAACGTGCCTTGGAACCGCAAGGGAGTGAAACAAGATTCCGAGGCTGGTTCGAAGGGGAGAACAACAAATATCCCATGCGTAATTTTTTGAATATTCCTTGTAGTTCATTCAGAGACGCCTGGCATTCCTGTTCAGGCGATGAAACCGTTGTGTCAATCGAAACGAAAACAGCTATGCAAAGGTTGGCGAGATCAGTGGGACTTCTTCGAAATTGTTATACGGAGCAAGCGATAGAGCGAGCATCGTTGAGTATTGCGACTTTGCTTCTGGATCTTGCAGCGAAACCTGGTTGCCGCAATCCATTTATTTGCATGCAACAAGCTACTCTTTTTTCAAGCCAAGCTGCGAAGGGAGGGACAAGCGATCAGCCTTTCAAAGtttctcttccaaatcaACTCGCGGTCCAGCCTGCACAAGCATTAGCAATCCTTGGAAGGGCCGACTGCTTACAGGCAATACACTTCTGCGATGAAGCTGCTTATCTATGTTGGTTTGTCGTCAGTCTTTGCAGACAACGACGCGATCATCGACGAGATGATTTCGGGTGGACTCGTCAGTGGAAAATCATTGCCGTGTATGCGTACAATGTAAGTGTTGGGATTCGATTAACGTCAAATTTACTCAACAAAATAAGAGAGAAATCCTCAGAATCAGGGTTTACATGGAGTTCTGAGTCTGTGAAAGAGCTGCAACAAGCCAGGGCCGATGGAATTGCGTGGAGTGCTACGCTTTGTGGAGACGGCAGCGTCCAGAAAAATAAAAATactgaagaagacgaaggaGAAATAGACGTAGAATCATTTTCTCCAGCAATCAAAGTTGACCGATCTACTGGATTCACCGAAGTAGGCGATGTGCTTGCTGATGCACCGGTGCTCAACAATAGTAACCCTTCAGTTGGGCTTCAATGTTCGTCTTCAGAAGAATCTCCCATGAAGCCCGGACCCTTCCTCCCTGATGCTGCCGGTAACTATCTTGAATCCTCGCCAGGCAAGCTTCAGGGCTGATCTCTCAAACATCGTCGAACTTTGAAAAGTCTCCCCAGACATGCAGAAAAAGACTTTTTTCTCGAATTATGTGCAGATAGCGGTTCCAATAGAATCTACATTGATAAGAAGTTAATCTAACTGTTAATCCCTTTCATCACTTTTCCGAGATCTAAACTTCTGTTGGCTCCCACTCCTTCGTTGTAAAGTTATCATATATTACAGCAATCGAGAATCAACCCATCGTCTGTTGGACAACAATTACCACTAAGTCCACCATTGCGGCATGAATCATAGTTCAGGCAAGAGGAATACTTTATAAAACGATCATGCACAATAGTTGATGCTTCAGATTTTTTCTCAACCGCTGATAATGTAATCATAGACGGCGAAAATCCTTTACGATTTGCTATCCAGAACAGCAATTGGCTTTTGCTGAGTCCGGCGTCGAGTTCAGCGCTGAAGACTCCTTGCGCTTCCTCCCAGGCCGCCTGAGGGTCCATGATTGCGTGATCCCCAACAACAAAGCCCCTCCAAGCCATCTCAACTTCCCCAAGACCATTGAGTATGTTTGTGTACTCCTCAGTGACATATTTTCGACTGAATAGCTCTCCAGTAGCCGCCGTAAGTGGGATGAAATTGATCATGTGCACGTAGAGCTGTGACGTACCGAACCAAGTTGAGCATATGACGTCAAGCATTCCAAGGTTTCCGACCATGTAATTTTTAGCAAACGAATTACTATAGACACCGGTCACCTCTGTTTGATTTGTTGACTTTAAAGGTATCATCTGCCAGTATGTTTGTGCTCCACGTATTTCTGTAGCCAGAAGCAATCTGGCGAAGTCTGTCCCCTCCGACGTACTTTCATTTGGAGTTTCCGCTTCTTTATGCCGAACTAGCGACCAAAGATATGCTCCGTAGTAACCATTGACCGCCTCACTCGAACTCTCTTGCGactttccatttccaaacgGAAAGAGACCAGACGCAAAGGAGTGACCGTCAAACCATGACTTATGCCGCGCTAGAGGGAAGAAGGCCCCGTTGCCCGTCTGTGACGCCGAATTAGAATCATGTGCGATATCATAAAAGATACTGAACGGAACAAAAAGCGGATAAGGTTTGCGAAGAAAAGTTGTCCTAGTATTTGGATGTTTGGACTTACGCATCGACCTTGTCTCCGTATTTCAAAATGAACGAACGATCTAGTCTTCCCAACACTGCACACGCATACAATATGTAGCCGTAATGAAAATGGTGATCGTTGTATCTGCCGTTTCCGAAGTCCCTGTTTGAATCTCGAAGGCCGTCGACACTCACCATTCCGCCAAAATTTGTATCGTAGACTAGTGAGTCAGAAATGTTGCTCGTCAAAAACTGCTGTAGGCGACTTGTCAAAAGGGAAAGCGTCCCGTTGAAGATCAAATCTAGCCTTTTCTCTTGCGATTCAAAGAGCTTGCTATTGTTCATAACATTTGTATTTTCATCGACTTCAACGCCACCAGTCCGGAGCACGTCCGCAATGTGCGCGAGCTGTGACAGACGAGCGATTTGCTTGCCGAATCCGTAAATATTCTCGGTAAGAGTTGGTAAGGCCAGGTTCATATCTTTTTCGAGACTTTCAATGAGGGTGGATCGAATGTTGAGATCAAGGTACGCCTTGTTGCTATTCGATCCCGTGTCTCCATCGAAGCCCAGGGATGGCAGGTTTTCATCGTATACCCAAGACGATCCGAGAATAGGAGTCATAGTGCCTTTAATACACTTGTAAGCAAGATCAAACGTTTCATCAGGAAGTTGCACGCTTGAAAGAAGACTCTGCGCATGATGAGGCAGAGCTAGCATCAGTAACGAATCGGCTGCGCTTGCGCTGGTTGCGGGAGCAAAGGCTTTCACTCCAAAGTCAAATTGTATTGTACCAATGCAACCAggagaggaagaagacgacagAACGGATTTCACAGCTGACTCCGAAGCGgcgtttgttccttttgcTCCCGACAAGAAATTTAACGACTTGGTGGCAGCTGACAATGCAGAATTATGCGCCGACGTCCGAAACGACCAGCTCACTTCCCCCGAAATAGGGTATACTCCAGCATGATATATCAAACGCTGCAGACCAGTTGACTTTGTTACATCAATTACATTGTTGGATGGTTTGGAAACTGACGGAGGAATATAGGCGAGCCGGATAACACCTTTGAATGCGCTCGATGCTGTAATTGTGGTCTTTTGGATTTTATCGAATTGCAAAGTAACGGGCTCGGAAGCAAAGACAATCCAATTCATGCCCTCCTGTGTTTCCAGTATAAACTGAACTCCATGGAGCGACATTTGGCTCTCTTTTGAAGGATCCGTATTTTCAATGCTGTAACACACTCCATAACTTAAATAGCGATCTGTATCATTCCTTAACGCCTCGACTCGCGGACAAAACGTACTCTTGAAAATGGAAAGTGCCCGAATTTTTGGTGTCACATTATCATATCTGAGGGTAACATACGGACTACCTTGAACAAGATATGATTCCCAAGTACCTCCATTCATAGTAGAGTATTGCACTGTCACACTCAACGGATCAAAGGCCGTGATATGGCGCTGACTGGTAGATTCAACACTGGCGAAAGTAAGGTCAGGGAAAAAGTCATCGTGAATCTCCTTAGGTAATTCTCGTCGATGACTTGCTGGATAAGACACTTGTAACAGCTCCTTGGACCATTTATACGCGTACGGGTAGACAACAATTGGATACGACAAGCCGCGATCCGCGGTCGTAGGCAACACTAAATTCGTCCAAAATGCGCCGGTTGGAAAGGGAAAGATAAAAACTCGGGAGGGATCCTTTCCTTTGTATACGAGACTCGGATGAAAAAGGTCTTTGTCCAGAACTTTAGAGACTGGGTCGCCGTACTGTGCCCGATCCACCCAAGGAAACGGCATGCGAAAGCTCAACTCTTCCTTGGGTGTTCTTATCACTCTCCCCGACTGGccttttgaaaagaaaataaCCGAGCACAAGAAAGCCAACAATGTTAGGGAACCCACAGACAAAAGAAGATAACCCATAGGATGCTGACGGCGTAAATTGTTTATCGAGAAGAATCGCAAGCAGGATTTGGGCTCCATCCGTTCACTTCGACTCGAGTCGATGGGCCGTACGCCATTGACATTGGACATGACAATTTGCTGAAAGTCCTGCTTTGCAATTTTTGATCGATCATCGTCTTGCTCATTGTcggttggaagcaaagattCGCCTACCAACGAGTCTTGATCAGTTGGGACGGACACTGCGTTTTCCCGGCGGTTGACTTGCGATTGGTCGTCAATGCTGCCGTAGAAGTAGTGGTATTGAGGCCGTTGGTTTGCAGCGCCGCTTTTAGAGTCCGGTGTCTCCATGATGTTCTAATTCTTACGGGCCTGAAGTGACTTAAAGACAGGTATATTTCAAGCTCTTTTCTCACTCGGAACTTGTGAAAATCAACTAAGAGAAATATCGGTCTTTTAATTCGAAGGTGCTCTGTCGAACAAAATCTGGGAAAGGGGTACACAAATTGTAACttgctttcacagtcaatactcTTGCTGAGGTCTCGGTTTGCCTCGTGGTGTATTGACTCTGATTGCACGACAGCAAGATCGATGGGAGCGTTTCTTACGTTTGTGCCAAGTTAAGTGGGGAACGCAAAAACAGCTCTGTTTAGTGCGCACATTGACACATATTAATTTATTGAAACGAGAGGAGACGGTTCTGAAGACTcgaaactgacagtgatttaCTCAATTCCACTTAGGAAATCGAATCACAACACCGTTTTACATAAGCTCTCGATTGGGGAGAGACAATAGCTGGACATGCGAAATTTACTCGAAGACGTCCATCCTGTGAACAACGTAATTGTGTATCATAACTGTGTTTTTGCTGGATAACTGCAAGTTGGCGGCTTGATTCTTTGAAACTACTCGAGAGAGGTAGAGACACAATAAGGAGAGACAACGATTCAGCACCAGCAGCAGAGAGTGAACGTGGCAACATCTTAGAAAAATATGAACGTAACAGCAATCCTTAAaacaaggacaagaaaacTTCAGTGCTTCAACAGTAAACACAAGAAGATGGTTACAAAATTTGTTGCTTTTGCAACTCGTCTCTtggcaacaaaatcaatcCGGGTGCGTCATGGATGCACACTATCAGGTCGCAAAGAAATACGTTTGGCGCGATTTTTTCCGTGAGCTTTGCCTCACCCCGTTCTCACTTTTTGCGCGCTGCCAACAGGCTTCTGCTACTCCTTGTTCTTGGGGGACTGTGAGTCTTTTACACCGCTTCTTCGGATTACAAGGCGAGGAGACACACGATGACACAGCCAACAATGTTCTTGCTAGAGTGGTCAACAAAACTCCGAAACCAATTTCTCCTGCATATGAATTGCAACTGCAACAAGCTAGACAAGCGTTTGTACAGGAGCATTATTTAATCATGACGGGTCGAATCCACATAGCCACTGCAGCACCATCTGCTGGATCACAAAATTTTAGATTTTGTTTACGTGAGTCCCTACAGGCTTTTCAACACATTCCTGTCCACTCGAATGAGGGCATCAACTATATGACTCTTCCTCAATAGGATGATCTAATGTAAAGGCTGATGAAACCTTTCTTGTGGTTATGGAGTCCCAATCTCTACAGTTAGAAAATGTTTTGTATTGGCGGAGGCAAAGATGTATCCCAGTATTGTTGTTTGTGCACAAAGAACTTTTCCACGTTTCGCAATAGCCCGTGCGCTAAATGAAAGCTTATTGCTGAAGTTGTACTACCTTAATTTTAGTGACAGCTTTTATGCAAGAACATGGCTCATATTAGGGCTGCTAAGGTCTAAACTGTTTCCTGATATTTCAGTATGACAAACATAGAAATGGAAATCTGTTGGTTATTTTGCCGTAAGATTTTAAAAACAATGCTATGAAACCATACTTGTTTTTTCTACTGTTAGAATGGGCAGAATGagttaatctcaccgtagtcAATACCATACATTGCATGCAGGACGTGATGGTATGTAAAGCAAGCAAGATTAAAATACAGTTGCTGTGACACATTGCCTATGGCACACCACTTGATCCACTGCCACTGCATTTGTTCAGTCCTCTCACATTATTGTTTGTAGCTCAGAATCTCAAAGTCCAGATCTGAATG from Phaeodactylum tricornutum CCAP 1055/1 chromosome 12, whole genome shotgun sequence encodes the following:
- a CDS encoding endo-1,3-beta-glucosidase (Possibly hydrolyzes 1,3-beta-D-glucosyl residues.; glycosyl hydrolase family 81); the encoded protein is METPDSKSGAANQRPQYHYFYGSIDDQSQVNRRENAVSVPTDQDSLVGESLLPTDNEQDDDRSKIAKQDFQQIVMSNVNGVRPIDSSRSERMEPKSCLRFFSINNLRRQHPMGYLLLSVGSLTLLAFLCSVIFFSKGQSGRVIRTPKEELSFRMPFPWVDRAQYGDPVSKVLDKDLFHPSLVYKGKDPSRVFIFPFPTGAFWTNLVLPTTADRGLSYPIVVYPYAYKWSKELLQVSYPASHRRELPKEIHDDFFPDLTFASVESTSQRHITAFDPLSVTVQYSTMNGGTWESYLVQGSPYVTLRYDNVTPKIRALSIFKTSSAFKGVIRLAYIPPSVSKPSNNVIDVTKSTGLQRLIYHAGVYPISGEVSWSFRTSAHNSALSAATKSLNFLSGAKGTNAASESAVKSVLSSSSSPGCIGTIQFDFGVKAFAPATSASAADSLLMLALPHHAQSLLSSVQLPDETFDLAYKCIKGTMTPILGSSWVYDENLPSLGFDGDTGSNSNKAYLDLNIRSTLIESLEKDMNLALPTLTENIYGFGKQIARLSQLAHIADVLRTGGVEVDENTNVMNNSKLFESQEKRLDLIFNGTLSLLTSRLQQFLTSNISDSLVYDTNFGGMVSVDGLRDSNRDFGNGRYNDHHFHYGYILYACAVLGRLDRSFILKYGDKVDATTFLRKPYPLFVPFSIFYDIAHDSNSASQTGNGAFFPLARHKSWFDGHSFASGLFPFGNGKSQESSSEAVNGYYGAYLWSLVRHKEAETPNEIIRLLKITWSETLECLTSYAQLGSLFSRKYVTEEYTNILNGLGEVEMAWRGFVVGDHAIMDPQAAWEEAQGVFSAELDAGLSKSQLLFWIANRKGFSPSMITLSAVEKKSEASTIVHDRFIKYSSCLNYDSCRNGGLSGNCCPTDDGLILDCCNI